From Anopheles darlingi chromosome 2, idAnoDarlMG_H_01, whole genome shotgun sequence, the proteins below share one genomic window:
- the LOC125959803 gene encoding uncharacterized protein LOC125959803 isoform X2, with amino-acid sequence MVIGRFLPADLSPVNWAKVRSGSSGINCYSIEEGRVIERPKGRYISPVRIKNKHLVGNVGSSSEANSAATTGINTLSRRVLQRSADKRDESKADAARDGRVDGSSSNSANNNNNRDNSTSLYKQLSRSIGNIVDTLDARQSPSLGQRSVPYREKKNPLGSTRLSCYQQPISLDQTPATDVGLQQQQHADGGLRRTDRASKTARHPFYKSVDDLIFLSYTTQDADRGRGPLEAASLENTAHSRATDSEAETDQLQLRERLVGSPIPGVAVSDASRAINSSSSSTTIVRTGIDRRRLSSSSVILIGSEHASELREVKSVAVPKNDSSSTMATQTTTTTTTTTTSNTTTMDPSDHDETYGFAQMRSTLGPIEAAYQLRLEALRNETNSGRASSSATLPAFKTPKKNFTNKIKAMSDRTQKLFSRIYSTNTAGGGGGGKSMVTGRGANTLYHLSATKSLKKTPSKLSDASRRSVSYGALPGLADFQHHLAKEQHDYEDVESRHDGEQEEEEVEEREEQSHEEQRKHPSSKKPPAQSIDDVDLLVNGVTVITLSGSVASGQHTDAEDGDSGILVNESGASSILETDDVFHEPTVAGLPSIPSKTVLTTGPPGCGPEATEFKLVTIRLDGMMADEHGVGAVGSTNEPSSDGSGALGIIVTPIATTDGEVSNRYKVAHVLPGGLVYREGSIQPNDEIVNILGKRLRGLSTRQVQDLLNSCTRRTGTAGSCSRSSIDLVICRSRANGTDHDFDDDHHQQQQQQHHEADPSRPPSVNRRLFPNNRKISLDSYLEDEKRDHSGSETGSEQDTAHYASIAIKIDGNKYNTLGTPRRSKQAPLSMMMCKQPQYAPSPTPSSNCDNTPGTEVDSQPPSLDCVKRRSFTKNTPTNQTNTSKVVRRSLVGKQANLLQQQQHQAHSAGQQGHQQQQPLVTAKSTMNLCDDEKLELHVGIGGGASDDAETSSGTSSLADLDKSTSNFCTLPRRPKSTLCSFHTVTFQKGPGKKSLGFTIVGGRDSPRGALGIFIKSILPSGQAAEDGRLLAGDEVLAVNGQVCHDLTHLEAVKLFKSIKMGEIVLQLCRRNKSAHRSMDIEANGC; translated from the exons ATGGTAATTGGTCGGTTTTTACCTGCAG ATCTATCTCCGGTGAACTGGGCAAAGGTACGGAGCGGTTCGTCCGGCATCAACTGCTACAGCATCGAGGAAGGGCGCGTTATCGAGCGTCCGAAAGGTCGTTACATCTCACCCGTACGCATCAAAAACAAGCATCTCGTCGGTAACGTCGGTTCCAGCTCAGAAGCGAACAGTGCAGCGACCACCGGTATCAATACCCTATCGCGAAGAGTTTTGCAACGTTCCGCTGATAAGAGAGACGAATCGAAAGCTGATGCGGCCCGGGATGGTAGAGtggatggtagcagcagcaacagcgctaacaacaacaacaaccgagacAACAGCACCTCACTGTACAAACAGCtaagccgatcgatcggtaacATCGTCGATACGCTCGACGCACGCCAGAGTCCATCCCTTGGCCAACGCTCGGTACCGTACCGGGAGAAGAAGAACCCGCTCGGTAGTACGCGCCTCTCCTGCTACCAACAACCGATCAGCCTCGATCAGACTCCAGCGACCGACGtcggactgcagcagcagcagcatgctgaCGGAGGGCTGCGACGTACGGATCGAGCTTCAAAGACGGCGCGACATCCGTTCTACAAATCGGTGGACGATTTAATCTTTCTCAGCTACACAACACAGGACGCTGATCGCGGTCGTGGACCACTGGAAGCAGCGTCACTGGAAAACACCGCGCACAGTCGCGCTACTGATAGTGAAGCGGAGACGGatcagctgcagctgcggGAACGGTTAGTCGGTTCGCCAATACCGGGCGTTGCGGTGAGTGACGCTTCGCGAGCtatcaacagtagcagcagcagtactacgATTGTGCGCACCGGCATTGACCGGCGTCGCTTATCGTCCTCCAGTGTCATTCTGATCGGTTCAGAGCACGCGAGCGAACTCCGAGAAGTCAAAAGTGTAGCAGTACCAAAGAACGATTCATCCTCGACGATGGCCActcaaacgacaacgacaacgacgacgacgaccacctccaacaccaccaccatggatcCGAGTGATCACGATGAAACGTACGGTTTCGCTCAGATGCGCTCGACACTCGGTCCGATCGAGGCTGCCTATCAGCTGCGGCTGGAGGCACTCCGAAATGAAACCAACTCCGGCAGAGCGTCCAGCTCGGCCACACTGCCCGCCTTCAAAACCCCAAAGAAGAACTTTACCAACAAGATCAAGGCAATGTCCGATCGGACGCAGAAGCTGTTCTCACGTATCTATTCCACCAacacggctggtggtggtggcggtggaaagtCGATGGTAACCGGACGCGGTGCCAACACTCTGTACCACCTGTCCGCGACGAAATCCCTCAAAAAGACTCCCTCCAAGTTGAGCGATGCGAGCCGTCGAAGTGTCAGCTATGGTGCCCTGCCGGGATTAGCGGATTTTCAGCATCACTTAGCCAAAGAGCAGCACGATTACGAGGACGTCGAAAGCCGGCACGATGgtgagcaggaggaggaggaggtggaagagagggaggaacaAAGTCACGAGGAACAGAGGAAGCACCCATCGTCCAAGAAACCACCAGCACAGTCGATCGATGATGTCGATCTGCTGGTGAACGGTGTGACGGTCATCACCCTGTCCGGATCGGTCGCCAGTGGACAGCATACCGATGCGGAGGATGGTGATTCCGGTATTCTGGTTAACGAGTCTGGCGCCTCGTCCATTCTCGAGACGGACGACGTGTTCCACGAGCCAACCGTGGCCGGATTGCCCAGCATCCCTTCGAAGACAGTTCTGACGACCGGACCGCCTGGGTGCGGTCCGGAAGCTACCGAATTCAAACTGGTCACCATCCGGTTGGACGGCATGATGGCTGACGAGCACGGTGTCGGTGCGGTGGGCTCTACGAACGAGCCAAGCAGCGACGGTAGTGGTGCCCTGGGCATCATCGTGACACCGATTGCCACCACGGACGGTGAGGTGAGCAACCGCTACAAGGTGGCCCATGTTTTGCCCGGAGGACTCGTTTACAG GGAAGGTTCGATACAGCCGAACGATGAAATTGTCAACATCCTCGGGAAACGGTTACGCGGTTTGTCGACGCGGCAGGTCCAGGACCTGCTGAACAGTTGTACACGCCGTACCGGCACTGCTGGTAGTTGTAGCCGCTCCAGTATCGATCTTGTCATTTGTCGCAGTAGGGCAAACGGCACCGATCACGATTtcgacgatgatcatcatcaacagcaacagcaacagcaccacgaaGCAGATCCTTCTCGTCCGCCCTCAGTTAATCGGCGACTGTTCCCGAACAACCGTAAGATATCACTGGACTCCTACCTAGAGGATGAGAAGCGCGATCACAGTGGTAGCGAGACTGGTTCCGAACAGGACACCGCTCACTATGCTTCGATTGCTATCAA AATCGATGGCAACAAGTACAACACACTTGGTACGCCGAGACGCTCGAAGCAAGCACCActatcgatgatgatgtgtaaGCAGCCACAGTATGCACCATCACCGACGCCTTCATCCAACTGCGATAACACCCCCGGTACGGAAGTGGACTCACAGCCACCGTCGCTGGACTGTGTTAAGCGCCGTTCATTCACCAAAAACACTCCAACAAACCAGACGAACACCTCCAAGGTGGTGCGTCGATCGTTGGTTGGTAAACAGGCTaatctgctgcagcaacagcaacatcaagcGCACTCTGCTGGTCAACaaggacaccagcagcagcaaccgttggtgACCGCGAAGAGCACCATGAACCTGTGCGATGATGAGAAGCTTGAGCTTCACGTCGGTATCGGTGGTGGAGCGTCGGATGATGCGGAAACGAGCAGCGGAACCAGCTCGTTGGCCGATCTGGACAAATCGACGAGCAACTTCTGTACGCTGCCCCGTCGGCCCAAGTCTACGCTCTGTTCGTTCCACACCGTTACCTTCCAGAAGGGTCCGGGGAAGAAGTCGCTTGGCTTTACGATCGTCGGTGGACGCGATAGTCCTCGCGGAGCGCTCGGTATCTTCATCAAAAGCATTCTGCCATCGGGACAAGCCGCCGAAGACGGGCgactgctggctggtgatgaGGTGCTGGCGGTGAATGGGCAAGTTTGTCACGATCTGACGCACCTGGAAGCGGTCAAGCTGTTCAAGAGCATCAAAATGGGCGAGATTGTACTGCAACTCTGTCGAAGGAACAAATCGGCCCACCGTTCCATGGACATCGAGGCGAATGGGTGCTGA
- the LOC125959803 gene encoding uncharacterized protein LOC125959803 isoform X3 yields the protein MKSVLADQDLSPVNWAKVRSGSSGINCYSIEEGRVIERPKGRYISPVRIKNKHLVGNVGSSSEANSAATTGINTLSRRVLQRSADKRDESKADAARDGRVDGSSSNSANNNNNRDNSTSLYKQLSRSIGNIVDTLDARQSPSLGQRSVPYREKKNPLGSTRLSCYQQPISLDQTPATDVGLQQQQHADGGLRRTDRASKTARHPFYKSVDDLIFLSYTTQDADRGRGPLEAASLENTAHSRATDSEAETDQLQLRERLVGSPIPGVAVSDASRAINSSSSSTTIVRTGIDRRRLSSSSVILIGSEHASELREVKSVAVPKNDSSSTMATQTTTTTTTTTTSNTTTMDPSDHDETYGFAQMRSTLGPIEAAYQLRLEALRNETNSGRASSSATLPAFKTPKKNFTNKIKAMSDRTQKLFSRIYSTNTAGGGGGGKSMVTGRGANTLYHLSATKSLKKTPSKLSDASRRSVSYGALPGLADFQHHLAKEQHDYEDVESRHDGEQEEEEVEEREEQSHEEQRKHPSSKKPPAQSIDDVDLLVNGVTVITLSGSVASGQHTDAEDGDSGILVNESGASSILETDDVFHEPTVAGLPSIPSKTVLTTGPPGCGPEATEFKLVTIRLDGMMADEHGVGAVGSTNEPSSDGSGALGIIVTPIATTDGEVSNRYKVAHVLPGGLVYREGSIQPNDEIVNILGKRLRGLSTRQVQDLLNSCTRRTGTAGSCSRSSIDLVICRSRANGTDHDFDDDHHQQQQQQHHEADPSRPPSVNRRLFPNNRKISLDSYLEDEKRDHSGSETGSEQDTAHYASIAIKIDGNKYNTLGTPRRSKQAPLSMMMCKQPQYAPSPTPSSNCDNTPGTEVDSQPPSLDCVKRRSFTKNTPTNQTNTSKVVRRSLVGKQANLLQQQQHQAHSAGQQGHQQQQPLVTAKSTMNLCDDEKLELHVGIGGGASDDAETSSGTSSLADLDKSTSNFCTLPRRPKSTLCSFHTVTFQKGPGKKSLGFTIVGGRDSPRGALGIFIKSILPSGQAAEDGRLLAGDEVLAVNGQVCHDLTHLEAVKLFKSIKMGEIVLQLCRRNKSAHRSMDIEANGC from the exons ATGAAGAGTGTTCTTGCTGATCAAG ATCTATCTCCGGTGAACTGGGCAAAGGTACGGAGCGGTTCGTCCGGCATCAACTGCTACAGCATCGAGGAAGGGCGCGTTATCGAGCGTCCGAAAGGTCGTTACATCTCACCCGTACGCATCAAAAACAAGCATCTCGTCGGTAACGTCGGTTCCAGCTCAGAAGCGAACAGTGCAGCGACCACCGGTATCAATACCCTATCGCGAAGAGTTTTGCAACGTTCCGCTGATAAGAGAGACGAATCGAAAGCTGATGCGGCCCGGGATGGTAGAGtggatggtagcagcagcaacagcgctaacaacaacaacaaccgagacAACAGCACCTCACTGTACAAACAGCtaagccgatcgatcggtaacATCGTCGATACGCTCGACGCACGCCAGAGTCCATCCCTTGGCCAACGCTCGGTACCGTACCGGGAGAAGAAGAACCCGCTCGGTAGTACGCGCCTCTCCTGCTACCAACAACCGATCAGCCTCGATCAGACTCCAGCGACCGACGtcggactgcagcagcagcagcatgctgaCGGAGGGCTGCGACGTACGGATCGAGCTTCAAAGACGGCGCGACATCCGTTCTACAAATCGGTGGACGATTTAATCTTTCTCAGCTACACAACACAGGACGCTGATCGCGGTCGTGGACCACTGGAAGCAGCGTCACTGGAAAACACCGCGCACAGTCGCGCTACTGATAGTGAAGCGGAGACGGatcagctgcagctgcggGAACGGTTAGTCGGTTCGCCAATACCGGGCGTTGCGGTGAGTGACGCTTCGCGAGCtatcaacagtagcagcagcagtactacgATTGTGCGCACCGGCATTGACCGGCGTCGCTTATCGTCCTCCAGTGTCATTCTGATCGGTTCAGAGCACGCGAGCGAACTCCGAGAAGTCAAAAGTGTAGCAGTACCAAAGAACGATTCATCCTCGACGATGGCCActcaaacgacaacgacaacgacgacgacgaccacctccaacaccaccaccatggatcCGAGTGATCACGATGAAACGTACGGTTTCGCTCAGATGCGCTCGACACTCGGTCCGATCGAGGCTGCCTATCAGCTGCGGCTGGAGGCACTCCGAAATGAAACCAACTCCGGCAGAGCGTCCAGCTCGGCCACACTGCCCGCCTTCAAAACCCCAAAGAAGAACTTTACCAACAAGATCAAGGCAATGTCCGATCGGACGCAGAAGCTGTTCTCACGTATCTATTCCACCAacacggctggtggtggtggcggtggaaagtCGATGGTAACCGGACGCGGTGCCAACACTCTGTACCACCTGTCCGCGACGAAATCCCTCAAAAAGACTCCCTCCAAGTTGAGCGATGCGAGCCGTCGAAGTGTCAGCTATGGTGCCCTGCCGGGATTAGCGGATTTTCAGCATCACTTAGCCAAAGAGCAGCACGATTACGAGGACGTCGAAAGCCGGCACGATGgtgagcaggaggaggaggaggtggaagagagggaggaacaAAGTCACGAGGAACAGAGGAAGCACCCATCGTCCAAGAAACCACCAGCACAGTCGATCGATGATGTCGATCTGCTGGTGAACGGTGTGACGGTCATCACCCTGTCCGGATCGGTCGCCAGTGGACAGCATACCGATGCGGAGGATGGTGATTCCGGTATTCTGGTTAACGAGTCTGGCGCCTCGTCCATTCTCGAGACGGACGACGTGTTCCACGAGCCAACCGTGGCCGGATTGCCCAGCATCCCTTCGAAGACAGTTCTGACGACCGGACCGCCTGGGTGCGGTCCGGAAGCTACCGAATTCAAACTGGTCACCATCCGGTTGGACGGCATGATGGCTGACGAGCACGGTGTCGGTGCGGTGGGCTCTACGAACGAGCCAAGCAGCGACGGTAGTGGTGCCCTGGGCATCATCGTGACACCGATTGCCACCACGGACGGTGAGGTGAGCAACCGCTACAAGGTGGCCCATGTTTTGCCCGGAGGACTCGTTTACAG GGAAGGTTCGATACAGCCGAACGATGAAATTGTCAACATCCTCGGGAAACGGTTACGCGGTTTGTCGACGCGGCAGGTCCAGGACCTGCTGAACAGTTGTACACGCCGTACCGGCACTGCTGGTAGTTGTAGCCGCTCCAGTATCGATCTTGTCATTTGTCGCAGTAGGGCAAACGGCACCGATCACGATTtcgacgatgatcatcatcaacagcaacagcaacagcaccacgaaGCAGATCCTTCTCGTCCGCCCTCAGTTAATCGGCGACTGTTCCCGAACAACCGTAAGATATCACTGGACTCCTACCTAGAGGATGAGAAGCGCGATCACAGTGGTAGCGAGACTGGTTCCGAACAGGACACCGCTCACTATGCTTCGATTGCTATCAA AATCGATGGCAACAAGTACAACACACTTGGTACGCCGAGACGCTCGAAGCAAGCACCActatcgatgatgatgtgtaaGCAGCCACAGTATGCACCATCACCGACGCCTTCATCCAACTGCGATAACACCCCCGGTACGGAAGTGGACTCACAGCCACCGTCGCTGGACTGTGTTAAGCGCCGTTCATTCACCAAAAACACTCCAACAAACCAGACGAACACCTCCAAGGTGGTGCGTCGATCGTTGGTTGGTAAACAGGCTaatctgctgcagcaacagcaacatcaagcGCACTCTGCTGGTCAACaaggacaccagcagcagcaaccgttggtgACCGCGAAGAGCACCATGAACCTGTGCGATGATGAGAAGCTTGAGCTTCACGTCGGTATCGGTGGTGGAGCGTCGGATGATGCGGAAACGAGCAGCGGAACCAGCTCGTTGGCCGATCTGGACAAATCGACGAGCAACTTCTGTACGCTGCCCCGTCGGCCCAAGTCTACGCTCTGTTCGTTCCACACCGTTACCTTCCAGAAGGGTCCGGGGAAGAAGTCGCTTGGCTTTACGATCGTCGGTGGACGCGATAGTCCTCGCGGAGCGCTCGGTATCTTCATCAAAAGCATTCTGCCATCGGGACAAGCCGCCGAAGACGGGCgactgctggctggtgatgaGGTGCTGGCGGTGAATGGGCAAGTTTGTCACGATCTGACGCACCTGGAAGCGGTCAAGCTGTTCAAGAGCATCAAAATGGGCGAGATTGTACTGCAACTCTGTCGAAGGAACAAATCGGCCCACCGTTCCATGGACATCGAGGCGAATGGGTGCTGA
- the LOC125959803 gene encoding serine-rich adhesin for platelets-like isoform X1, with the protein MRWFKRSTESPKLLSLSPLRHSESGNVYGNEPPTNGHRTQYHRHHHRLHQQQQHSDDPGSTATATTTTATTTTTTLRRRSAGDDLCDAGELLVVDGAFGTRTTGRLEGSRIGSLLHSSLSSPTTSASSSNSSGLSGSSGSTNTTSGSSPTSSTTSSSSSTNSTNSSSSSDTTSSTSPFSYTSDSHGGSGSNSSTLKFLHSGTATTPRKSRIDLSPVNWAKVRSGSSGINCYSIEEGRVIERPKGRYISPVRIKNKHLVGNVGSSSEANSAATTGINTLSRRVLQRSADKRDESKADAARDGRVDGSSSNSANNNNNRDNSTSLYKQLSRSIGNIVDTLDARQSPSLGQRSVPYREKKNPLGSTRLSCYQQPISLDQTPATDVGLQQQQHADGGLRRTDRASKTARHPFYKSVDDLIFLSYTTQDADRGRGPLEAASLENTAHSRATDSEAETDQLQLRERLVGSPIPGVAVSDASRAINSSSSSTTIVRTGIDRRRLSSSSVILIGSEHASELREVKSVAVPKNDSSSTMATQTTTTTTTTTTSNTTTMDPSDHDETYGFAQMRSTLGPIEAAYQLRLEALRNETNSGRASSSATLPAFKTPKKNFTNKIKAMSDRTQKLFSRIYSTNTAGGGGGGKSMVTGRGANTLYHLSATKSLKKTPSKLSDASRRSVSYGALPGLADFQHHLAKEQHDYEDVESRHDGEQEEEEVEEREEQSHEEQRKHPSSKKPPAQSIDDVDLLVNGVTVITLSGSVASGQHTDAEDGDSGILVNESGASSILETDDVFHEPTVAGLPSIPSKTVLTTGPPGCGPEATEFKLVTIRLDGMMADEHGVGAVGSTNEPSSDGSGALGIIVTPIATTDGEVSNRYKVAHVLPGGLVYREGSIQPNDEIVNILGKRLRGLSTRQVQDLLNSCTRRTGTAGSCSRSSIDLVICRSRANGTDHDFDDDHHQQQQQQHHEADPSRPPSVNRRLFPNNRKISLDSYLEDEKRDHSGSETGSEQDTAHYASIAIKIDGNKYNTLGTPRRSKQAPLSMMMCKQPQYAPSPTPSSNCDNTPGTEVDSQPPSLDCVKRRSFTKNTPTNQTNTSKVVRRSLVGKQANLLQQQQHQAHSAGQQGHQQQQPLVTAKSTMNLCDDEKLELHVGIGGGASDDAETSSGTSSLADLDKSTSNFCTLPRRPKSTLCSFHTVTFQKGPGKKSLGFTIVGGRDSPRGALGIFIKSILPSGQAAEDGRLLAGDEVLAVNGQVCHDLTHLEAVKLFKSIKMGEIVLQLCRRNKSAHRSMDIEANGC; encoded by the exons ATGAGATGGTTTAAGCGATCGACGGAGTCGCCGAAACTGCTCAGTCTGTCACCGCTACGGCATTCCGAGTCCGGGAATGTGTACGGTAATGAACCGCCGACCAACGGACACCGGACGCAgtaccaccgtcaccaccaccgtctgcatcagcaacagcagcattccgATGATCCCGGCTCGAcggcgaccgcgacgacgacgaccgcgacgacgacgacgacaacactcCGACGGCGAAGTGCTGGCGATGATCTGTGCGATGCAGGAGAGCTGCTAGTGGTGGACGGTGCGTTCGGGACGCGTACGACCGGACGGTTGGAGGGTAGCCGGATCGGGAGTCTGCTACACTCGTCACTGTCCTctcccaccaccagcgcctcCTCCAGCAACTCATCCGGTTTGTCGGGATCGagcggcagcaccaacaccaccagtggCTCATCCCCAACGAGTAgcacaacgagcagcagcagcagcaccaacagcaccaacagcagcagtagtagcgacACAACCTCCAGTACCTCACCGTTCTCGTACACCAGTGATAGtcacggcggcagcggcagcaacagtagcacacTCAAGTTCTTACACTCGGGAACGGCCACCACTCCGCGCAAGTCGCGCATCG ATCTATCTCCGGTGAACTGGGCAAAGGTACGGAGCGGTTCGTCCGGCATCAACTGCTACAGCATCGAGGAAGGGCGCGTTATCGAGCGTCCGAAAGGTCGTTACATCTCACCCGTACGCATCAAAAACAAGCATCTCGTCGGTAACGTCGGTTCCAGCTCAGAAGCGAACAGTGCAGCGACCACCGGTATCAATACCCTATCGCGAAGAGTTTTGCAACGTTCCGCTGATAAGAGAGACGAATCGAAAGCTGATGCGGCCCGGGATGGTAGAGtggatggtagcagcagcaacagcgctaacaacaacaacaaccgagacAACAGCACCTCACTGTACAAACAGCtaagccgatcgatcggtaacATCGTCGATACGCTCGACGCACGCCAGAGTCCATCCCTTGGCCAACGCTCGGTACCGTACCGGGAGAAGAAGAACCCGCTCGGTAGTACGCGCCTCTCCTGCTACCAACAACCGATCAGCCTCGATCAGACTCCAGCGACCGACGtcggactgcagcagcagcagcatgctgaCGGAGGGCTGCGACGTACGGATCGAGCTTCAAAGACGGCGCGACATCCGTTCTACAAATCGGTGGACGATTTAATCTTTCTCAGCTACACAACACAGGACGCTGATCGCGGTCGTGGACCACTGGAAGCAGCGTCACTGGAAAACACCGCGCACAGTCGCGCTACTGATAGTGAAGCGGAGACGGatcagctgcagctgcggGAACGGTTAGTCGGTTCGCCAATACCGGGCGTTGCGGTGAGTGACGCTTCGCGAGCtatcaacagtagcagcagcagtactacgATTGTGCGCACCGGCATTGACCGGCGTCGCTTATCGTCCTCCAGTGTCATTCTGATCGGTTCAGAGCACGCGAGCGAACTCCGAGAAGTCAAAAGTGTAGCAGTACCAAAGAACGATTCATCCTCGACGATGGCCActcaaacgacaacgacaacgacgacgacgaccacctccaacaccaccaccatggatcCGAGTGATCACGATGAAACGTACGGTTTCGCTCAGATGCGCTCGACACTCGGTCCGATCGAGGCTGCCTATCAGCTGCGGCTGGAGGCACTCCGAAATGAAACCAACTCCGGCAGAGCGTCCAGCTCGGCCACACTGCCCGCCTTCAAAACCCCAAAGAAGAACTTTACCAACAAGATCAAGGCAATGTCCGATCGGACGCAGAAGCTGTTCTCACGTATCTATTCCACCAacacggctggtggtggtggcggtggaaagtCGATGGTAACCGGACGCGGTGCCAACACTCTGTACCACCTGTCCGCGACGAAATCCCTCAAAAAGACTCCCTCCAAGTTGAGCGATGCGAGCCGTCGAAGTGTCAGCTATGGTGCCCTGCCGGGATTAGCGGATTTTCAGCATCACTTAGCCAAAGAGCAGCACGATTACGAGGACGTCGAAAGCCGGCACGATGgtgagcaggaggaggaggaggtggaagagagggaggaacaAAGTCACGAGGAACAGAGGAAGCACCCATCGTCCAAGAAACCACCAGCACAGTCGATCGATGATGTCGATCTGCTGGTGAACGGTGTGACGGTCATCACCCTGTCCGGATCGGTCGCCAGTGGACAGCATACCGATGCGGAGGATGGTGATTCCGGTATTCTGGTTAACGAGTCTGGCGCCTCGTCCATTCTCGAGACGGACGACGTGTTCCACGAGCCAACCGTGGCCGGATTGCCCAGCATCCCTTCGAAGACAGTTCTGACGACCGGACCGCCTGGGTGCGGTCCGGAAGCTACCGAATTCAAACTGGTCACCATCCGGTTGGACGGCATGATGGCTGACGAGCACGGTGTCGGTGCGGTGGGCTCTACGAACGAGCCAAGCAGCGACGGTAGTGGTGCCCTGGGCATCATCGTGACACCGATTGCCACCACGGACGGTGAGGTGAGCAACCGCTACAAGGTGGCCCATGTTTTGCCCGGAGGACTCGTTTACAG GGAAGGTTCGATACAGCCGAACGATGAAATTGTCAACATCCTCGGGAAACGGTTACGCGGTTTGTCGACGCGGCAGGTCCAGGACCTGCTGAACAGTTGTACACGCCGTACCGGCACTGCTGGTAGTTGTAGCCGCTCCAGTATCGATCTTGTCATTTGTCGCAGTAGGGCAAACGGCACCGATCACGATTtcgacgatgatcatcatcaacagcaacagcaacagcaccacgaaGCAGATCCTTCTCGTCCGCCCTCAGTTAATCGGCGACTGTTCCCGAACAACCGTAAGATATCACTGGACTCCTACCTAGAGGATGAGAAGCGCGATCACAGTGGTAGCGAGACTGGTTCCGAACAGGACACCGCTCACTATGCTTCGATTGCTATCAA AATCGATGGCAACAAGTACAACACACTTGGTACGCCGAGACGCTCGAAGCAAGCACCActatcgatgatgatgtgtaaGCAGCCACAGTATGCACCATCACCGACGCCTTCATCCAACTGCGATAACACCCCCGGTACGGAAGTGGACTCACAGCCACCGTCGCTGGACTGTGTTAAGCGCCGTTCATTCACCAAAAACACTCCAACAAACCAGACGAACACCTCCAAGGTGGTGCGTCGATCGTTGGTTGGTAAACAGGCTaatctgctgcagcaacagcaacatcaagcGCACTCTGCTGGTCAACaaggacaccagcagcagcaaccgttggtgACCGCGAAGAGCACCATGAACCTGTGCGATGATGAGAAGCTTGAGCTTCACGTCGGTATCGGTGGTGGAGCGTCGGATGATGCGGAAACGAGCAGCGGAACCAGCTCGTTGGCCGATCTGGACAAATCGACGAGCAACTTCTGTACGCTGCCCCGTCGGCCCAAGTCTACGCTCTGTTCGTTCCACACCGTTACCTTCCAGAAGGGTCCGGGGAAGAAGTCGCTTGGCTTTACGATCGTCGGTGGACGCGATAGTCCTCGCGGAGCGCTCGGTATCTTCATCAAAAGCATTCTGCCATCGGGACAAGCCGCCGAAGACGGGCgactgctggctggtgatgaGGTGCTGGCGGTGAATGGGCAAGTTTGTCACGATCTGACGCACCTGGAAGCGGTCAAGCTGTTCAAGAGCATCAAAATGGGCGAGATTGTACTGCAACTCTGTCGAAGGAACAAATCGGCCCACCGTTCCATGGACATCGAGGCGAATGGGTGCTGA